A genomic segment from Nitrospira sp. encodes:
- a CDS encoding Ribonuclease HI — translation MQDHSTGEDTLHRILIYTDGSCLGNPGPGGWAYIIQDGERRTEGSGHCAETTNNRMEMTAAIEALKLLPPSRSIILHSDSQLLIKTMTLGWKRKKNQDLWAELDQLAGRHRISWQWVRGHNGHPENEACDSLAQRAASLAGSSRGE, via the coding sequence ATGCAGGACCACTCCACAGGCGAAGACACTCTGCATCGAATCCTCATCTATACCGACGGCAGCTGTCTCGGAAATCCCGGTCCCGGCGGCTGGGCCTACATCATTCAGGACGGTGAGCGACGAACAGAGGGATCGGGACACTGTGCGGAGACCACGAACAATCGCATGGAAATGACGGCCGCCATCGAAGCCTTGAAGCTCCTGCCGCCTTCCCGATCGATCATTCTCCATTCGGATTCGCAACTGTTGATCAAAACCATGACACTTGGCTGGAAACGAAAGAAAAACCAAGATCTCTGGGCGGAATTGGATCAACTCGCCGGCCGGCATCGGATCAGCTGGCAGTGGGTGCGCGGTCACAACGGCCATCCGGAAAACGAAGCGTGCGACAGCCTTGCGCAACGGGCTGCCTCCCTCGCCGGGTCTTCGCGTGGAGAGTAG
- a CDS encoding Transposase produces the protein MRYRVIQEHDRRYPIRLMCRALAVSAAGYYAWRIRPESARSVSDRTTLSVIRVIHRESRETSGSPRIWKALVTQGYRIGEHRVARLMRQDGIRAKTVTKWRATTQSQHRFPVAANTLERAFTVEAPNRVWAGDITYVWPLEGWLYLAVLLDLYSRRVVGWAMSQRITVELTEQALTMALAKRAPTAGLLHHSDRGSQYAATSYQRVLDEYGLIPSMSRKGNCWDNACVESFFGTLKRELVYHRQYATRSEATQDIFEYIEVFYTRQRRHSTLGYHSPAEYEARAAVA, from the coding sequence ATGAGATACCGAGTCATTCAGGAACACGACCGTCGCTATCCGATCCGATTGATGTGTCGAGCCTTGGCCGTCTCGGCAGCGGGCTATTATGCATGGCGTATACGGCCAGAGAGTGCCCGGTCAGTGTCGGACCGGACGACTCTCTCCGTCATCCGGGTGATCCATCGAGAATCCCGCGAAACCTCCGGGAGTCCCCGTATCTGGAAGGCTCTGGTCACACAGGGGTACCGCATTGGTGAGCATCGCGTGGCCCGGCTGATGCGCCAGGACGGGATTCGAGCCAAGACGGTGACGAAATGGCGGGCCACCACCCAATCCCAGCATCGGTTTCCCGTAGCCGCGAATACCCTTGAGCGGGCCTTCACCGTCGAGGCACCCAACCGGGTGTGGGCGGGTGATATCACGTACGTCTGGCCCCTGGAAGGTTGGCTGTATCTGGCCGTCCTGCTGGATCTGTACTCACGCCGAGTGGTCGGTTGGGCCATGAGCCAACGGATCACGGTCGAGTTGACCGAGCAGGCGCTCACCATGGCGCTGGCGAAGCGGGCTCCCACGGCAGGGCTTCTCCACCATTCGGACCGTGGGAGTCAGTATGCCGCAACGAGCTACCAGCGTGTCCTTGATGAATACGGTCTCATTCCCAGCATGAGTCGCAAAGGCAATTGCTGGGACAATGCCTGTGTGGAGAGCTTCTTCGGAACATTGAAGCGGGAACTCGTGTACCATCGGCAGTACGCGACGCGGAGCGAGGCGACACAGGACATCTTCGAGTATATCGAGGTGTTCTATACTCGGCAGCGGCGCCACTCGACCCTCGGCTATCACTCCCCAGCCGAGTACGAAGCAAGGGCCGCTGTCGCGTAA
- a CDS encoding LSU ribosomal protein L9p — translation MKVILQETLEGVGDLGDLLDVSNGFARNYLLPRKKAVEANSRNIKEFEHAKRAAAEKAKKERLEIEAHGKKISAVSLTLSAQVGKDDKMFGSVTAKDIAEGLAEQGFTVDRRKIQLAQPIKELGTFTIPIKLPREVTATIAVHVVKKQEEPEATATA, via the coding sequence ATGAAGGTGATTCTCCAAGAAACCCTCGAAGGCGTGGGAGACCTCGGCGACCTTTTGGATGTCTCCAACGGGTTTGCCCGGAACTATCTCTTGCCCCGCAAGAAAGCCGTCGAAGCCAACAGCCGGAACATCAAAGAATTCGAACATGCCAAGCGGGCCGCGGCCGAAAAGGCCAAGAAGGAACGATTGGAAATCGAAGCCCATGGCAAGAAGATCTCGGCGGTTTCACTGACGCTCTCCGCCCAGGTCGGAAAAGACGACAAGATGTTCGGTTCGGTGACCGCCAAGGATATCGCCGAAGGACTGGCGGAGCAGGGGTTCACCGTGGATCGCCGCAAGATCCAACTGGCGCAGCCCATCAAGGAGCTCGGGACCTTCACGATTCCCATCAAACTCCCGCGCGAAGTGACCGCCACTATTGCAGTCCATGTGGTGAAAAAACAAGAAGAACCGGAAGCAACCGCGACGGCCTAG
- a CDS encoding Serine hydroxymethyltransferase translates to MQDLIGSLDALKSTDPETYEAIRAEEQRQRDKLLLIASENFASPAVLAAQGCLMTNKYAEGYPGKRYYGGCQHVDTVETLAIKRAKQIFGAEHVNVQPHSGSQANMAAYLAVLKPGDTILGLDLAQGGHLTHGSKVNFSGTIFRAFSYGVDRRTETIDYAAVQKIAEECRPRMLVVGASAYARTLDFPKFQEIAKSVGAYLLVDIAHIAGLIAAGLHPSPVPYADFVTTTTHKTLRGPRGGVTMCKAEHAKAVDKIVFPGLQGGPLMHVIAAKAVAFKEALSPAFKRYQQQVVANARTLAQELLDRGYKIVSGGTDTHLMLVNLTNKGLTGKEADAALDAAGIIVNKNAVPYDEKPPAVASGIRIGSPIVSTRGMREADMREIVALIDRVLQHPQDQQVQVEVRAQAKALCNRFPIFHAYDSSPA, encoded by the coding sequence ATGCAGGATCTGATCGGTTCGTTGGATGCGCTGAAATCGACCGACCCCGAAACGTACGAAGCCATCAGGGCGGAGGAACAGCGCCAACGCGACAAGCTGCTGCTGATCGCATCGGAGAACTTCGCCAGTCCGGCGGTCCTGGCGGCTCAGGGCTGTCTTATGACCAATAAATACGCCGAAGGTTATCCGGGCAAGCGCTACTATGGCGGTTGCCAGCATGTCGACACGGTGGAAACCCTGGCCATCAAACGGGCCAAACAGATCTTTGGAGCGGAGCACGTCAACGTGCAACCCCATTCCGGATCGCAAGCCAACATGGCGGCCTACCTGGCCGTTCTCAAACCTGGCGATACGATTCTCGGCCTCGACCTGGCCCAAGGGGGCCACCTGACCCACGGCAGCAAGGTGAACTTCTCCGGGACCATCTTTCGCGCATTTTCCTATGGCGTCGATCGCCGGACGGAAACCATCGACTACGCAGCGGTCCAGAAGATCGCCGAGGAATGCCGGCCGCGCATGTTGGTGGTTGGGGCCAGCGCCTATGCTCGCACGCTCGACTTTCCCAAATTCCAGGAAATTGCCAAGTCGGTAGGCGCCTATCTCCTGGTCGATATCGCGCATATTGCCGGGCTGATCGCGGCAGGCTTGCATCCGAGCCCCGTCCCCTATGCCGACTTCGTGACTACCACGACCCACAAGACTCTGCGTGGTCCTCGTGGCGGGGTGACCATGTGCAAGGCCGAACATGCCAAGGCCGTAGACAAGATCGTTTTCCCCGGCCTGCAGGGCGGCCCGCTCATGCATGTGATTGCCGCCAAGGCGGTCGCCTTCAAGGAAGCCCTGTCGCCGGCGTTCAAGCGGTATCAACAACAAGTCGTCGCCAACGCACGCACCTTGGCGCAGGAGTTGCTCGACCGCGGCTACAAGATCGTCTCGGGCGGCACCGATACCCACCTGATGCTCGTGAACTTGACCAATAAGGGTCTCACCGGCAAGGAAGCCGATGCCGCGCTGGACGCCGCTGGCATCATCGTCAACAAAAACGCCGTGCCCTACGACGAAAAACCGCCAGCCGTGGCGAGCGGCATCCGGATCGGCAGTCCCATCGTCTCGACGCGCGGCATGCGCGAGGCGGACATGCGCGAGATCGTAGCGCTCATCGACCGCGTGTTGCAGCACCCGCAAGACCAACAGGTGCAGGTTGAGGTGCGGGCGCAAGCAAAAGCCTTGTGTAATCGTTTCCCCATCTTTCATGCCTACGATTCGTCTCCCGCTTAG
- a CDS encoding Ribonucleotide reductase transcriptional regulator NrdR: MKCPFCDDVEDKVVDSRMAKEGEVIRRRRECLSCKRRYTTYERVEETMPVVVKKDGRREPFDRVKIVSGLKKACEKRPISTATIEAVTDRIEKRIQEMGETEIVSTSIGEEVMKELSQLDQVAYVRFASVYRDFKDIDQFMDEIKALAQQRRER, translated from the coding sequence GTGAAGTGTCCTTTCTGCGACGATGTCGAGGACAAGGTCGTCGATTCTCGGATGGCCAAGGAAGGGGAGGTCATCCGACGGCGACGCGAATGCTTGTCCTGCAAGCGTCGCTATACCACCTACGAACGCGTCGAAGAAACCATGCCCGTCGTCGTGAAGAAAGACGGACGCCGAGAACCGTTCGATCGGGTAAAAATAGTTTCGGGTCTCAAAAAGGCTTGTGAAAAACGTCCGATCAGCACCGCCACCATCGAAGCGGTGACCGATCGCATCGAAAAGCGAATTCAAGAGATGGGCGAGACCGAAATCGTAAGCACCTCCATCGGCGAAGAAGTCATGAAAGAACTGTCTCAGCTCGATCAGGTCGCCTATGTCCGCTTCGCTTCCGTGTATCGGGACTTCAAAGACATCGACCAGTTCATGGACGAAATCAAGGCCCTGGCGCAGCAACGCCGGGAGCGGTAA
- a CDS encoding Histidine kinase yields the protein MAATKLTRERRKSLRPKRRRSPGATHVVIIGAGRGGTALMEIFANDPLVRIVGVADISPQAPGVGLARRLKIRVTRDYRQLLKMEPVDLVIDVSGNPEVGEYLQDIRRMGVAVIGGASAKFMWQLIEARIRATAEIEKTLNKYQSLYRLYVKETGAAVTEERTRIACEIHDGLVQSLAGVNFKLELSQELIRKNPRASLATLRESKAQLKLAIQEARQVIFNLRPLHYDKMELIPALTNYLKSYETQYHIKTAFSVTGVETILFPRTKIFLFRIMQEALSNVQKHAKADRVSVQLDIRVDLLEVTITDNGIGFDMDTVLRDPEKWDHFGIRGILERARLVGGEATIDSKKGQGTRIVLRVPLADKETIRNGKN from the coding sequence ATGGCGGCCACCAAACTCACTCGAGAACGACGAAAATCCCTGCGACCCAAGAGGCGACGATCGCCCGGAGCCACGCACGTCGTCATCATCGGCGCCGGTCGCGGCGGTACAGCCTTGATGGAAATCTTCGCCAATGATCCGTTGGTTCGGATCGTCGGCGTGGCGGACATCAGTCCCCAAGCTCCCGGCGTCGGACTCGCCAGACGGCTCAAGATCCGCGTGACGCGTGATTATCGGCAACTGTTGAAAATGGAACCGGTCGATCTGGTCATCGACGTCTCCGGCAACCCCGAGGTCGGCGAATACCTACAGGACATTCGCCGCATGGGTGTCGCGGTGATCGGCGGAGCCAGCGCCAAGTTCATGTGGCAATTGATCGAGGCCCGCATCCGGGCGACCGCCGAAATCGAAAAGACCTTGAATAAATACCAGTCGCTCTATCGGCTCTACGTGAAGGAAACCGGGGCGGCCGTGACGGAGGAGCGGACCCGCATTGCCTGTGAAATCCACGACGGGCTGGTCCAGAGCCTCGCCGGCGTCAACTTCAAACTGGAACTGTCCCAAGAGCTGATCCGAAAGAATCCCAGGGCCAGCCTGGCGACCCTTCGCGAATCCAAGGCGCAGTTGAAACTGGCGATCCAGGAAGCCAGACAGGTCATTTTCAACCTGCGCCCGCTCCACTACGACAAGATGGAGTTGATCCCCGCACTGACCAACTATCTCAAGTCCTACGAGACGCAATACCACATCAAAACCGCGTTCTCCGTCACCGGAGTCGAAACGATCCTGTTCCCTCGCACCAAGATTTTCCTGTTTCGGATCATGCAAGAGGCGTTGAGCAATGTGCAAAAACACGCCAAGGCCGATCGCGTGTCGGTTCAGCTCGACATCCGTGTAGACCTGCTCGAGGTGACCATCACCGACAACGGCATCGGGTTCGACATGGACACGGTCCTTCGCGACCCCGAAAAATGGGACCATTTCGGCATTCGCGGTATCCTGGAACGGGCCAGACTGGTGGGCGGAGAAGCAACGATCGATTCCAAGAAGGGACAGGGCACACGAATCGTGCTGCGTGTCCCGCTAGCCGACAAGGAGACGATTCGCAATGGAAAAAATTAA
- a CDS encoding Two-component transcriptional response regulator, NarL/FixJ family, whose protein sequence is MEKIKVLIADDHRVVREGLAAILKTKEDINVVGEAQDGAEAVEKTRTLMPDVVLMDVSMPRMGGVEATRQIKREFPHIGIVALTMYEEQQYIFDLVRAGATGYLLKDSESSQIVAAIRAIYRGESLIHPSVASKILAEFSLMAQKKGKKPAWVEHDLTEREITVLRLVADGKTNKEIANSLDLSEKTVKNHVRNIFHKLQVYDRTQAAILAIRKGLIELEPRP, encoded by the coding sequence ATGGAAAAAATTAAGGTCCTGATTGCCGATGATCACCGCGTCGTTCGGGAAGGCCTCGCAGCCATCCTCAAAACCAAAGAAGACATCAATGTGGTGGGCGAAGCACAAGACGGCGCGGAGGCGGTGGAGAAAACCAGGACCCTCATGCCGGACGTCGTGCTGATGGATGTGAGTATGCCGCGCATGGGCGGCGTGGAGGCCACCAGACAGATTAAGCGTGAATTCCCTCACATCGGCATCGTGGCCCTAACGATGTATGAAGAGCAGCAGTACATCTTCGACCTCGTACGGGCCGGCGCCACCGGCTATCTTCTCAAGGATTCGGAATCGTCACAGATCGTGGCGGCCATTCGAGCGATTTACCGAGGCGAGTCCCTGATCCATCCATCGGTGGCCAGCAAGATCCTCGCCGAGTTTTCCCTCATGGCACAAAAGAAAGGGAAAAAACCGGCTTGGGTCGAACATGATCTGACAGAACGTGAGATTACGGTCTTGCGGCTCGTCGCAGACGGAAAGACCAATAAAGAAATTGCCAACAGTTTGGACCTGAGTGAAAAGACCGTGAAGAATCACGTCCGCAATATCTTTCACAAGCTCCAGGTGTATGACCGTACGCAAGCCGCTATATTGGCGATTCGCAAAGGACTCATCGAATTGGAGCCCAGACCATAA
- a CDS encoding UDP-3-O-[3-hydroxymyristoyl] N-acetylglucosamine deacetylase → MRFQQTIGSQVSCSGIGLHSGQPVTLTLRPAPPNTGIVFVYRNGSGETLLPAAVSNKVPTELCTAISVNGHQVKTIEHLLAALVGMEIDNVYAEVDAGEIPVLDGSASPFVRLIRTAGVIPQARRQSYVKITQPIEVTDGARRVRIEPSSTPRITYSIHYDHPLIQTQSYSYTCSAAAFEQEIATARTFGFLHEVQALWSRGLGKGGTLDNTVVLSEEGVVNQSGLRFPNEFVRHKVLDLIGDIALLGFPFIGHIVAERSGHAMHTRLVEQILAQRDKWALITSEPSPAATESRPSIGLLRPTPSLAV, encoded by the coding sequence GTGCGGTTTCAGCAAACGATCGGATCTCAAGTTTCCTGCTCCGGCATTGGCCTCCATTCAGGCCAACCGGTCACATTGACCCTCCGTCCAGCTCCCCCTAATACAGGCATCGTCTTCGTGTATCGCAACGGCTCCGGAGAGACGCTTCTTCCTGCTGCCGTATCCAACAAAGTCCCGACTGAACTTTGCACAGCCATCAGTGTCAATGGCCACCAGGTCAAGACTATCGAACACCTTCTGGCAGCCTTGGTCGGGATGGAAATCGACAATGTTTACGCTGAAGTCGACGCAGGAGAAATCCCGGTTCTGGATGGAAGCGCCAGCCCGTTTGTGCGCCTTATTCGCACGGCCGGCGTGATTCCCCAAGCCCGTCGGCAGTCCTACGTGAAAATTACGCAGCCCATTGAGGTGACGGATGGAGCCCGGCGCGTCAGAATCGAACCTTCTTCAACGCCAAGGATTACCTACTCCATCCACTACGACCATCCGCTGATTCAAACCCAATCGTACAGCTACACCTGTTCCGCAGCGGCGTTCGAGCAGGAAATTGCAACGGCTCGGACGTTCGGCTTTTTACACGAAGTCCAGGCTCTCTGGTCACGAGGTCTCGGAAAAGGCGGGACGCTGGATAATACGGTCGTGCTGTCGGAAGAAGGTGTCGTCAATCAATCCGGTTTGCGGTTTCCGAATGAGTTTGTACGGCACAAGGTGTTGGACCTGATCGGGGACATCGCCCTCCTCGGTTTCCCATTCATCGGTCATATCGTGGCCGAGCGCTCTGGTCACGCCATGCACACTCGACTCGTCGAACAAATCCTCGCTCAACGCGACAAATGGGCGCTGATCACGTCGGAACCTTCACCGGCCGCCACGGAATCGCGCCCCTCCATCGGATTGCTTCGTCCGACTCCATCTCTCGCCGTCTAA
- a CDS encoding Inositol-1-monophosphatase — MRITNNPSPSDRSALLATATQAAKAAGSILVEHAEAGFQIDYKTAVNLVTDADRRAEDCIVQTIRAAYPSHRILAEERGRDGGMDSPYQWVVDPLDGTTNFAHGFPFYSVSIGLEYAGECILGVVLDPVRQELFTAERGQGAYVNGERLHVSTVETLDKSLLVTGFAYSIRETSDNNLDHFSRISLLAQAVRRTGSAALDLCYVAAGRFDGYWEVSLSPWDMAAGIVVLREAGGVVSGFTKEPFSLYGQNLVATNGHIHDQLLDALHQRPRAS, encoded by the coding sequence ATGCGGATTACGAATAATCCATCTCCTTCCGATCGTTCCGCGCTGCTCGCGACAGCCACTCAAGCGGCCAAGGCGGCGGGATCGATTCTCGTCGAACATGCCGAGGCCGGCTTCCAGATCGATTATAAGACGGCCGTCAACCTTGTCACTGATGCGGATCGACGCGCTGAAGATTGTATCGTCCAGACTATTCGCGCAGCCTATCCTTCGCACCGCATTTTGGCTGAAGAGCGCGGTCGCGATGGGGGTATGGATTCACCCTATCAATGGGTCGTCGATCCACTCGACGGCACGACCAACTTCGCCCATGGATTCCCGTTTTACTCGGTTTCCATCGGTCTGGAGTATGCCGGCGAATGCATTTTGGGCGTCGTATTGGACCCGGTACGTCAAGAGTTATTCACCGCCGAAAGGGGACAGGGCGCATACGTCAACGGCGAGCGCCTCCACGTCTCAACCGTCGAGACCCTCGACAAGTCCCTGTTGGTCACCGGCTTTGCCTACAGCATTCGCGAGACGTCCGACAACAATCTCGACCACTTTTCTCGCATCTCACTACTCGCTCAGGCTGTGCGCCGCACCGGTTCCGCCGCGTTGGACCTCTGCTATGTCGCGGCCGGCCGGTTCGACGGATACTGGGAGGTCTCGCTCAGTCCGTGGGATATGGCTGCGGGAATCGTCGTTCTTCGTGAAGCAGGCGGAGTCGTGTCGGGCTTTACCAAAGAGCCCTTCTCGCTGTACGGGCAGAACCTCGTCGCCACCAACGGTCACATTCACGATCAGTTACTTGACGCATTACACCAACGCCCCCGGGCTTCCTGA
- a CDS encoding Carboxymuconolactone decarboxylase gives MDHYYHAKDLAKFGDIGKGNPALWEKFMSYYSAVFAEGALTEREKALIALGVAHAVQCPYCIDAYTQACLEKGSNTEEMTEAVHVACAIRGGASLVHGMQMRNVAEKLSM, from the coding sequence ATGGACCACTACTACCATGCGAAAGATCTCGCCAAGTTCGGAGATATCGGAAAGGGCAATCCGGCCCTGTGGGAAAAATTCATGAGTTACTACAGTGCGGTCTTTGCAGAAGGCGCGCTCACGGAACGGGAAAAGGCCTTGATCGCACTCGGGGTGGCGCATGCCGTGCAATGTCCCTATTGCATCGATGCCTACACTCAAGCCTGCCTCGAAAAAGGATCGAATACGGAAGAAATGACCGAAGCCGTCCATGTGGCCTGCGCCATTCGCGGCGGCGCGTCACTCGTGCATGGCATGCAGATGAGGAACGTCGCCGAGAAACTCTCGATGTAA
- a CDS encoding radical SAM/B12 binding domain protein, with protein sequence MSDRAQVALVNMPFSYSKYPSIQLGTLSALLKSKGIGVDCHHLNVQFAHKIGIPLYESICEKRALFGEWLFSYLLFRDNPKRAEYPQVFKPVFEQLARESGRPVSFFEEMATRTAPQFLTAAMTSIDWGQYRIVGFTSTFDQNVASLTMAKLIKDLYPDVRIVFGGANFDGEMGLEYFRAFPFIDHVVVGEGEVTFPALVTHILNASTGAYPKGVTHRQDGHIKFEPNPALFTEFAHTGPPDYDDYYHLLAELGTEASRGLDRILLYEGSRGCWWGEKHHCTFCGLNAQSMKFRAKSSEQVAREMAYLSSRYDTTRFRLVDNIIDMKYVENLFGTFAQDRRDLDVFIETKSNLQKSQIKLLAAGGVKCMQPGLESLSQAQLRAMDKGVTPMQNLVCLKWCYYYRVAVSWNILLGFPGETNEDYRRQIEIIPSLFHLQPPEGAGKFWLERFSPYYTRPHEYGVRIVGPGLAYPYVYDGRRVDLMKIAYDFEYELDRWAVDPDVYRELVEVVQEWQRRAASSDKPFLYYSKAFGYVTVYDGRTPSAPTRERFDWPGAFLIDACNEAPKSPEQLKQAIREQGGGDAVSDSALMESLVQLTAKRILYEERGKYFTLAIPEHPHW encoded by the coding sequence ATGAGTGACAGGGCCCAGGTGGCGCTCGTCAACATGCCCTTCAGTTATTCGAAGTATCCCTCCATTCAATTGGGCACGCTCTCCGCGCTTTTGAAATCGAAGGGCATCGGGGTCGATTGTCACCACCTTAATGTGCAGTTCGCGCATAAGATCGGAATCCCTCTGTACGAATCGATCTGTGAGAAGCGCGCGCTTTTCGGCGAGTGGCTGTTCTCCTACCTGCTCTTTCGGGACAATCCGAAGCGCGCCGAGTATCCGCAGGTGTTCAAGCCCGTGTTCGAGCAGCTGGCCCGCGAAAGCGGAAGGCCGGTGTCGTTTTTCGAAGAGATGGCGACGCGCACGGCACCGCAGTTCTTGACGGCCGCCATGACGTCGATCGATTGGGGGCAGTACCGAATCGTGGGCTTTACCTCGACCTTCGATCAGAATGTGGCCAGCCTCACGATGGCCAAGCTCATCAAGGATCTCTATCCCGATGTCAGGATCGTCTTCGGCGGCGCCAATTTCGACGGTGAGATGGGACTGGAATATTTTCGGGCCTTCCCGTTTATCGACCATGTAGTCGTCGGTGAGGGTGAGGTGACGTTTCCCGCCTTGGTCACCCATATCCTGAACGCATCGACCGGGGCGTACCCCAAAGGCGTGACCCATCGACAGGACGGTCACATCAAGTTCGAACCGAATCCTGCCCTCTTCACGGAGTTTGCCCACACCGGCCCGCCCGACTATGACGACTATTACCATCTGCTGGCCGAGCTTGGTACCGAGGCATCGCGCGGTCTGGATCGTATTCTCTTGTACGAAGGTTCGCGCGGCTGCTGGTGGGGCGAGAAACATCACTGTACGTTTTGCGGCCTCAATGCGCAGAGCATGAAGTTCAGGGCGAAATCGTCCGAGCAGGTCGCGCGCGAGATGGCCTATCTGTCCAGCCGTTACGATACGACGCGGTTCCGTCTGGTCGATAACATCATCGACATGAAGTACGTCGAGAATCTTTTCGGTACGTTTGCGCAGGACCGACGTGATCTCGACGTGTTCATCGAGACCAAGAGCAACCTGCAGAAGAGTCAGATCAAGCTGCTCGCGGCCGGTGGGGTGAAATGCATGCAGCCGGGACTGGAGAGCCTGAGTCAGGCGCAGCTGCGCGCGATGGACAAGGGCGTGACCCCGATGCAGAACCTTGTGTGTCTGAAGTGGTGCTATTACTATCGTGTCGCCGTGTCCTGGAATATTCTGCTTGGGTTTCCTGGAGAGACCAACGAAGACTACCGTCGGCAAATCGAGATCATTCCCTCGCTCTTCCATCTGCAGCCTCCTGAAGGGGCCGGGAAATTCTGGTTGGAGCGGTTCAGCCCCTATTACACACGTCCGCACGAGTATGGGGTGCGCATCGTCGGCCCCGGCCTCGCCTACCCCTATGTGTATGACGGGCGTCGAGTTGATCTGATGAAAATCGCCTACGATTTCGAATACGAATTGGACCGGTGGGCGGTCGATCCCGATGTTTACCGGGAACTGGTGGAGGTTGTGCAGGAATGGCAGCGCCGCGCCGCGTCGTCGGACAAACCCTTTCTCTACTACTCGAAGGCCTTCGGCTATGTGACGGTGTATGACGGCCGGACGCCGTCAGCGCCGACCCGCGAGCGGTTCGATTGGCCCGGAGCCTTCCTTATCGACGCCTGCAATGAGGCGCCCAAGTCTCCGGAGCAGTTGAAGCAGGCCATTCGAGAGCAAGGCGGTGGCGATGCGGTGTCGGACAGCGCCTTGATGGAGTCATTGGTGCAGTTGACTGCCAAACGCATCCTCTACGAGGAGCGGGGAAAATATTTCACCCTCGCGATTCCTGAGCATCCTCACTGGTAA
- a CDS encoding Pterin-4-alpha-carbinolamine dehydratase, which yields MSLADNKCVPCRGGVPPLPPDRTQALLKELGRGWGLSKDGHLERLYTFKDFAQSLAFANKVGAVAEAEGHHPDLYVAWGKCKVEIWTHKINGLTESDFYLAAKADREFEPFRAVAG from the coding sequence ATGAGCCTGGCCGATAACAAATGTGTTCCCTGCCGTGGCGGGGTCCCTCCCCTGCCGCCGGATCGTACGCAAGCGTTGTTGAAGGAGTTGGGGCGTGGATGGGGTTTGAGCAAGGACGGGCATCTTGAACGGCTCTACACGTTCAAGGATTTTGCGCAATCGCTGGCCTTCGCGAACAAGGTGGGTGCGGTGGCTGAAGCCGAAGGCCACCATCCGGATCTCTACGTGGCCTGGGGTAAGTGTAAGGTCGAGATCTGGACGCACAAAATCAACGGGCTCACCGAAAGTGATTTTTATCTGGCCGCCAAGGCGGATCGCGAGTTTGAGCCATTCCGGGCGGTTGCCGGCTGA
- a CDS encoding CBS domain protein has protein sequence MLVREVMSAGVVTAQKTDSVRSVVAKMLSRHCGAIPVVEDDDRLIGMVTLRDVLIPLYPNYGEYIHDNVHSRDFTEMEEGYADVLNQKVEDVMSLHPLTISSQAPVLEAASYMGLKNFRRIPVVDKGKLVGMVSVGDINRGLFFERGHLLLERNQVAQPSRR, from the coding sequence ATGCTTGTCCGAGAAGTGATGTCTGCCGGTGTGGTGACGGCCCAAAAAACCGATTCTGTCCGTTCTGTCGTGGCGAAGATGCTCAGTCGTCATTGCGGCGCGATTCCGGTCGTGGAGGACGACGACCGGTTGATCGGCATGGTGACGTTGCGCGACGTACTAATCCCGCTCTATCCCAATTACGGCGAGTACATTCATGACAACGTCCACAGCCGCGATTTCACCGAAATGGAGGAGGGCTATGCGGACGTGCTCAACCAGAAGGTCGAAGACGTCATGAGTTTGCACCCCTTGACCATCTCATCGCAGGCTCCGGTGCTGGAAGCAGCCTCCTACATGGGGTTGAAGAACTTCCGCCGGATTCCGGTGGTCGATAAGGGCAAGTTGGTGGGGATGGTGAGTGTCGGCGACATCAATCGCGGGCTGTTCTTCGAGAGGGGCCATCTGTTGCTCGAACGGAATCAGGTCGCACAACCGTCGCGACGGTAG